The Cololabis saira isolate AMF1-May2022 chromosome 18, fColSai1.1, whole genome shotgun sequence genome contains the following window.
CACCATTCTCCTCTGActtctggcatcaacaaggtatttgcgcccacagaactgccgctcactggatatttttctttttcagaccaTTCTCTGTCAACCTTAGAGATGGTTgtgcgtgaaaatcccagtagatcagcagtttacatcagtatgtactgtatactgcctactaaatgaacgattcagtacgccgctccagcagaccgttcacacagcaatatgcagccaagtatcccagaatgcatttcgcaccaaaacgacagcaggagccgagagctaaaagctgttctaatttccgctgtagcgctgttaatatgccactttattaagttttaatattttttcaggggtaaaagtaaccgttaagatccccaacctgggctcagtttgtccaaataacgcctgttaagaaatttgctccgatgttttcggggatgagaagagccgccggctcgagaacagcagcagctcacggtcGGAGTACAGACATGATCGCCGGGTCCCGGGGAGAAAGTGATCCAATGAactgacctgcagctctgtggagaattaccgctggctgaaataaatcatttaggaaaataaatgttggtttaatagatataatctaacagttgtagctgccacattagtttgtctgaatataaagtaaagcttcatgtttttactggagccccagatgcagctgctgctcctctgTCTGCACATCAGATCCGTCACAATTTTAATagatgtattaaaatgaacataggCCTATCggtctattgaatttcattttattttattaagctacatatgtttGGGTTTTATTTAATGCACCTCTACGTACTTGgtataaaacataataaaaataaaaataatattacaatttaaataatatcaccattacaAAATTATGCTGTCCGGTGGCCtctgttttgtattgcacttgtgttttctcaataaagtttATACTACATCAAGGCAAAATCAGTACGTactagtagtacagtatgcgatttcggaaaCAGCCACCGTCATACCAGGTGTGACGGAATAATCTGGCACAGTCCTGGCCAGGTTTTATATATTCTGGGATGAGTTGTGCCTCGTTGAGCATGCCAGCCTGACCACGCCCTGACCACGCTGCTCACGCCCTCCAAAAGCAAACCAAACATCAACAAAATGTAGCCATGacacaaataataaaaacaaatttaaaaaaaatatttaaaggaaTGGTTATAACGACTTATAGAAATATATGAGCCATTCTCAGTTGTTTCAGTGTTGAAGTTGTTTTTATAATCAATTAAACTGCATAACTGACGTTATGTGTACAGTGCAATATGTGTAAGCCTGTTAGCTCAGATCTGACGCCACCAAGAACACAAGTACGCTTCTGTTCAGATCACAGAATAATCAAGAAAGAGCCACCCAACAAAGGAAATAACATGCCAGGGCAATTTCACAATTTGCTCCAGTTGCATTTCTTAAGTGGGAAACAGAAAGTTATGACCAATATCAAAAGAGACACACCCTACAGAGAGGGGTGGGGAGTGGAGCTGAGATGCAGACTCCACCCTTTCAACCCTGAAGACCAGTACCTATACCAGGCTGCGGTTGAAAAGAGGGTATTCCCACGGTACCCTCATGCTATTCAAACCAAAGATTTTAACAGACTTTTTATTAAAGGGCTCTGTAAATCTGCATGACCAATTTCAAAAGAGTCACAGCCGACAGAGAGAAGTGTTGAGATGCTAACCTTCCTAAATGGAGGGAAGTGAAAAATAGACTTTACAATTGTATGCACCTGTAGTAAAGACATACAGTTTTGAAAAGCCTCACAGTTTTACCTCTTGTGTGACACTTTTAAGATAATCTTTCCCCTTTTTGGACTCCTACTTATAACAATCAATTGATAATGACTTTTGAAAGTTGGGATACAGCAAACTAAAGTACACTTTATTCAGAAGTATCACCATGTTAGCCATTCACATTGTATTTTGTAACGACTGCAGCGAACAACCTGCAGAATAACCACCATGTTTAGAGATCTTTCAAAAGATACCTTATTTGTAGACCCAGATAATGATCTGTTTACTCCGGTGTCTTTACCTACATGTACTTTGGAGTGCTTAAGAGTTGTGCCTTGATGGTGAAAAAGATCTAAATTGACCTTATACTGAACTCAAATGTGCTTTACACATAGGCCTATAGTGCTTCAAAAGGATGCTATTTCTTGTAGTATTATATGGTGCTAATTAAAACCACAAGGTTGCAGGTTTATTTTCACACTTGAGACATGAAAAGTAGGGTGAAGCATGATATAAACACATTCGCTTTAAGATAACACTTCGTAAGAACAAGCTGAAATGTCTGACTTTAGTCAATGTTTCAGCAAAGGGCTAATCAGGCGATATGTCTTAAGATCTCCCTGTTTCAGATACAGTCAAATATTGTCAGGTTTTATTCTCTTTATCTTAACTTTCAATATGAAATGTACAAAGTCCGGGTCCCAATCAGTTTATAATGAATAAAATCTATTTGTCGAGGAAGGAAGCTATGTTAAAACattgaagaaaggaaggaaggtgtGGTGGCATCAGCTCATCACCCTGTCACAGACAAGAGGAACAGCAGTTCTGAGAAAAACCAAATCCGTCCATGTGACCCTGTCTGGTTTCCTTCTGTTTTAGCGCAGTGTGCCAGAACATGCTGTTCCCTTAATGAAAGCTGTTAGTATCTGTTATATAACATGCTTGacaaagaagggagggagagagagggagagggagagagagagagagagagagagagagatgctaGTAAATTGCTCCAATTTATCATTAATTTTACTAATAATCTGGTCAGGTATGACTGATAAAAGGAGCCTGCAATCAGCTTATAGATACAAAGACAGAGGTCACTTTCATTCTTGttactttccatttttattgattCGTTTTTTCCTAACATGGTTATCTAAAACTATTTATCAATGACTTTCAAGACTGTGAAATAGGTCACAAAGACATTCAACAAAGAAAGCAGTCATAAAAGTGCTTTAGTGTAGTGGAAGAGAAAGAAGAGGACCAAAAGTGAAATGCGTTcacacaaagcaaaaaaaaaaaaaaaaaaaaaacaacagaaatgtGCCCAATATGCTGAGCTGCACATATAACGATGGCAACAAAACTTAGAAACTTACATGAAAAATTCATAGCATATTTAATCCACAGTGAACTGTGTTTATAGCTTCATTGTGATAGACTAAATATCTATCTTAGTTACACTACATATAATGTAATATCCGTACTTTAAATAGCACTACTGAGAATGTGCACGCCCACCGGCAGCACATGACTGACATTCATTCAAAGTGAAATAGTGATAATACAACCTACTGTACACAACCTACACAACCTACGATCAATGCAAAGCTAAAGATTAGGGCCAAGCACTCTGGCacgaaaagaaataaaaaactacTGTAAGTGAGAAAAATCAGCCAAATCTACATATCcatgctggaagctctggcccAGTAACACTGAACTGTGAAGTATTTTCTGCTTTGGAGAAATGTTTGTGTAATTAAACTCCATTTTACAAAACTGTTACAAAGTCAATCAGACATAAGACTCCTTGGCGTAGGAAAACTCCTCGAACACAGGTTGGCTGCATCTCCGCGACACGATCTCGTGCTGGCCAGCGGATACAGACTCAGACATGGCTCTCGGGCGGAAAGGCTGCCGCCGCTCAACGACGCTGTCCGGGGTTGTTTGAGGAAGACAGTCCTGGTTGTACGTGAAGTCTCGGGAAGCTGGATAGTCATAATTTACGGAGGAAGGGCGGGACCTCCTCTCCAGCTCCACAGCATCTTGTACAGTCATTGCGCGGTACACTGGAGGGAGCGTCGTGTTCAGCACCGCCTGCTCGTACGGTGGAGGCCTGCAGGGCAGCCTGCTGTCCACGTGCTTAAACACTTCAATTGCCGACAGAGGCCGTGGTTTTTGCTGGAGCTCAGTTGATGAATCTGCCTCACTGCCGTCTTCTTGGAGAGTCTCACAAGGGAAGGAGTTCTCCTTCTGAGAGTCTTTCTTCATGCTGCTCCGGCTAAAGGCACCTAAGCTCCTCGTCCTCATGAGGACTTTAGTGGCCACTCTCATGGACTGTGACCGCTTTTTCTCACTTGAAATTGGTCTAGCAATGTCCTCTTTAGCATTTCTTGCACTTGTAGGCTGACTGGTGGTATTTTCTTTCCTGGTGGAAACCGGGGACCCAGTCGGGGAGCCGGTGAAAACTGAGCCCTCTGACTGGTTAGAGGCCGCGCTCTCCAGGGAAGAGCACGAACAGTCCTTCCCCATGTAGGGCTGTAGATCCATGTTGGAGCTACTGCTCAGCTTTTGAAAAGACAGAACCGATTTAGCTCGCAAGAAGGAATCATCAGAGATCGGCTTTCTCAGAGGCTGCTGATCAAAGTCTTTCTTTTCCATGGAGCAGTCTTCGTGGCTCCTTGCGTGGTTGCACAAGCTCTGGAGATTagcagagaggaggatgatgggcTCGGAGCAGCGACGGTTGAAGGATGACTCGGTGGGGAAGGCAACATCGGATATGCTGGGACTGAGGGAGGAATATGAGGAAGATGAGCCACGGTCTCCACGCGTGGATCCCATCTTCTCTCCCGCCTCCCCGTCTCCATCTGGGTCAGTGCTGTCATATGCAGAGTCGTGAAGCAGCGAGGACAGGGAGTCTGTCAGATGGGGAAAGAAAGACATGATGAGCATCTCTTCATTATCATTTACATATGTATGattttaaagaataaaatataaaagaagGACACTGAGAAAAACTCAAGTAACCTGTAAATATACCTTCATCAGTAGCCAGCAAACTGGGGATGTTCTCCCCAAGGATCTCATAGTTCTCAATAAGGAACTGAGTTAGTTCGGTGACCTGCAACAAATCAgaaaatgtattacttaacaacatcaaaaagtgaaaaaaaatgtatcatgaaaTCTAAACACAATGCAATGTCTCACTTCAACCtgaaagtttgtttttgtttgtactgtatttaCGAAACTTTCTGAGGTTTTTTGCACTCTGAGCCACAAAGCTCTAAAGCGCAAAAAGTGAGAAAACACATTCATATCGAGACTTTTCACCTTCTGCATCTTTTCCCTCTGCCCGTCGAGCGGTGTGTcatccagctgcagcagcgtGGGGCCAATGCACACGGCCAGATTATGAGCATCCATCTTGTTGATGTCTGCGCTCTCGAGGATGTGATGCAGGATGCAGACGAGGTACTGCAGGAGGAGTTTGTTGGACACCGGGAGATCATCAACCACCCTGGTTTGAGGAcagcaagaagaagaaggaagaaaaataaaacaggaagaagGTTAACTTGgcgctctttttattatttaaagttccttcccttttttaaacTGTTGACAGACAAAAAAGGAGAAGTGGCTTATGTTCAGTGTACATATAGAGCACACCATTGAGATTGCTATTCAAAACCCCATTAAAAAAATGTGCTTACTTTAAAACACATAACTATCCATTCATTCAAACGGTCATGCATGCTCAGACTCACACCGACAGTCATGTTTGAGGACTGTGGGAGGGAGTCAGAGTAGAAAACACATGCAGGCACAGGAAGAGCATGCAAAACCCACAAAGAAGGTGCCCAGTTAGATAAGAACCTGGAACCATCTTGGTGTCATGCTACAGTGCAAACGAATGTGCCACTGTGCCACCATGCCACCCGATGACATAACCATTCCTTACAAAATATGTCCTACTCTTCAGCGTGTAAGTGCTGAATATTACAGGTAGAGTACACAGCACTGACTGGACTCATTAGCAGGTATTGATTGCTTACTTTTTGACCTCTGGAATTCTCTGCAGGGCCTCCTCATTGTCAAGAGCAGCCATCCACTTGTCGTAAAGTTCAGACCTCAGCAGGCTGCCAGGAAGTTCCTTCAGAAAGCTCTATAACCAAGAGGGAGGCATTGATGAGGCACAATGTTTGATAATAGAAATGCTCAGTCAGACTCAAAAGTAACAACTTAAAGACTGTTTATGCAATAGATAGCAGGATGATTGCTGAACTGAAAGCATTGGGGTTTTAGAAAAAGGCGTGGAAACTTACTTTGAGGAGTCCGACGAGCAGGACGACTGGCTGAGCCTCCAGGTTGACCTCCAAGCCGCTGTTGAGCTGCTCTCTGATGTCCTTCATGTTCCTGCTGTTGCAGGGCTTCCGAAACACCCCCTCCGTGGAGGGAGCCCGCTTCCTCAGCAGCACCAGGAGCTCCTGGGGGGAGAAGGGGGTGGAGGGATAAGGTTATCGTattccaaaacaaaaacagattgTGCATGTGGGTTTGAGGGCATTTCGGGTTGCACTCGTGAACGTGTACAGTATGTCTTCCTCTCCTCATTAAATAAAGAAGGGATTAAAGGTCAATTTAGATGTTGTTTGGTCATTACTCATACAGGATCACAGAGGTTCTGGAGCGGGACAGGGTCTACCTGAGTCTGCCCACACACGCTTACTGCTACTATCAATTTAGAATCAGCCTCGCACGCAGGTGTTTGGCCTGTAGGAGGAAGCCAGCGCACCCACACAGGCATCTTGTAAAACTATGTACATAACGAACCCAAGATTAACTTCTTTCTGTGAGGGGAAAGTGCTAACCGCTATCATGCTGTCAGGAAGTTAATTATCCGTGTTAAAAACGTGAGTAGTTCTGTTTCTTGAAATGAATGGTAACTTAACAAATGCATTGGTGTATTGACGATGATGAGATTCAGCTTACCGTGATGGGTTTGGGAAGGGTGTAGTCGTCTGGGCATATCTTGCAGAGGGGCTGTCCAAACAGCTGAGTCTTGGCGTCTGCATCTGCCCGGTGCACTTTGTTGATGGATCCCTTCTTCAGCTTCATCCTGTTCCTCACCAGGGTCCACTTGTTCTCTGATGACAGCAGAAGAGTGGCACCCATCAACATGTTATACTTAATGAGTTCAAATTGCTGCAAGCCGGTGGTAGGATGTGTCAAAGCcggagcaagaaaaaaaaaacgttttttttatttccttcacTCATTCGCTCTTAGATGTTGTCAgatttcctttttctctctttgtggTTATTCTGTTTGGTCTCACAGCACACTTAACGGGGCCCTCCCTTCAGCTAATGTGTCAAAGAGAGAGGCGTCTTCAAATCCAGAGACTTTCAAAACTCACCAGTGGGCTGCGTCAGCCGCTCCTCGTGATTATTCAACTGCTTTAACTGGGTAGAGAGATTTGCATCGCCCTggcaacaaaataaagaaaaagtgatGTTGTGATAACCATGcaaaaaaggaacatgaataCGCAACCAAGGGCAGAAAAGGAAGGGGCcgagtctttttctttttcattatttctttgttttctttttttttttcaacaagccAGAGTCACATTTAATCAATTTCTTACACATGGGATTAGAGGAGGAAATACAGAAGAAGTAATCAATCAGATATATCTATTATCTCAAAATCTCCAAATGAAGCAGCAAGTTGTGCAGCTGTACGCACTGCTGAAGCACATCTGTCTAAAGTAATTAGCTTGAACAGAAAGTAGAGAAATGAAACATGTCTTTTCCAAACCCTTATTTCAATATATATACATTCACAAGTCCAGTGAAGGCGAGGATTTTTGTTTACCTCAATTGGACGTTCAATCAGTTGCTCCATCCCACCTCCAGTTAGAGTTTTAGTCTATAAGATGATGAAAAAGGAGAATGACAGTGAGAAACATTGCAGAGCTGTGGCTCTTTGGTCATTTTTGCGTTTCAGTAGTCTGCGGTCGAGCGGACATTGAGAGACTTACTGCGATACTGCCGCTCAGCACCTTCATCAGGACGTCTGGAGGTGAAGAAGCACACCCTGTCCTCGCTTTTGCAGCTGTAACTTTTCTGCGAAGAACACAGTACATTTGCTTTGAAGGGAAACATTTGTCTTCAAACACTATTAAATGATTCAAGTCTGATATCATGATGCACGTTCTTCCTTTTCAAGCGTGATAGAGAGCACATTAGCAGAGTACCACATGTTTGTAGATGCTATATTGCTTTTATTGATCTCAATTTATCTAAAATGATCATAATCAAAACCCAACGTGCCTTAATTGATTTTGAGGCTCAATTTTTAAAAGTGGTGTTGATCTGAATTTATGCAGCACAGCCACATCACCAGGCAGCAGGAATCCAGAAGGGCTTTAAACTGCGGTTCATTTATCGCATCTATCAGCGGTGATAACTGAAATAGTTGTGATATAAACACTGATGTAAACAACTGTTTTGTTCTTACCTGTGAAGAGTATCAAACCAGCGTTCTTTCACCTCAGGCGAGCTGTGTGTGAGATAACAGCATGGTACAAGTTACTAATCCACAGAGAGACACGAGCTATCAGGTGATTGTGGAAGGAGTGAGACAAAAAGCTACACCACAGCCAGTTTTACTAATGCTGGTGGAAAGAGCGAACAGAGTCATGGGAGGAGGAAGCAGCGTCACGGCGTGCCCCGACCAGACACCTTCCACTTCCTCCTtgactgcagctctgctgcgGCTTCGTGTCCACCAGTGGAAACAGGATGATAACGCAGATACAACCGATTGCGTCTACACCTATAAGGCCTCACCTTTTAACAACTTCATTTTTAAGCCAGCTGCTGAGGAGTTTTCGGCAGCGGCCATAAGCGAGCACATGGCTTCCCGTACAGGCTCCACGACACAATCTCGTTGTGAGTGAGTGACGACTGAAACTTTCACACAATGAATCACTGGAGTCCAAgcttccaatcaaagaaaaagggCCTCTcattctcaaacaaaacaacccagAAACCGCTTGGATATTTTTCAGCTTCTTGGTAGACAATAATGGATGAAAAacagtttcaaagtttgattgtggTGATTTTGCAAGAAGTGTGGGAGTTCATGAAACAGACAAAGAAGCAAGGCATTTGGTGCCACTTAAATGCCTTTGATAAGAGATTAACAGcaggaaaaaacacaaattcttttttgtaaaataatgtCAGCGAGAAACGTTGCTAAGGATGGTCCTGCACTTCATCATTCTTACAGTAAAGGCCAGTATTTCTTGATAAAGTCAGATGATGGTAATCCCCTCACATGGAGATCGGTTTGGCGGCCAGCTCCAAACTTCCTAATTTTTACACATTTAGTCTTGTGATATTGCAGAGATGACTTTCTCTATACTTCCCCATTTTTCTGAAAGCAACAGATCATAGGACCTTTTACTATAAGTGCAAATATTTAGTGAAAAGCCTTGAATTCCTCCTAGCAAATGACTTGTCAAAAAAAGCTGAAGTTCAGCAGTCTTTCCACGTGATCTTTCTGTTCACTATGAACCCTTTAGTGGAATCAAATACTGTCAGCATCTCTTGAAATGTCTTATCAAAAATCCAGGTTACAGAAGTATGTGTTATGTTAGGAAAATATAGCCCAGTCTCTCATCTATGAACAACACCCTTTCTGGCTTTTTTGCATTGTTGCTTCCATGTGAAATAAGCTCTGCTCCATTCAAACATATATTAACGACATTAACTTAAGTGTTTTGAGTCAAGACTTAAGAGTAGGGTCTACAAAGATAATGAGTCTGTGTGCTGTTTGGGTGGGAATCATCCACTGCGCTTTCTCTTACCGAAAACACACTAAGCAAAAAGTGAGATCCCAGGCCAGGACGAGAGTCAGTCTGAGGTCAAAATCCCCAATGGCTGCATCTCCGTCGTCGTCCTCGGGCTCGTCCTCGAAGCTGTAGAGCCAGATGTCCTCGAGGTTCACTCTGTGCTTCAGACGGTAGCTGGCGGTCGACCTGGTTGAGAGaaacaaaaaatcaaaagcaaCGTTCTTCCAAATAGTTCCTTCTGATTCCAACGTCTTAGTGCATTTTTCATGATTACAGTGCAGGTTTCAGTTCCGATAATTTCCACTCATCACTATCAATTTTGTCAGATACTTATAGGGCTGACACAAAACTGAATTGCAtttcatctgtttttcttttcttattcttgttTTGAGCAAAATGTGATACATTATCATGTACTTTGAAATATTCACCTTCAGGAAAAACCTGGAAACGCTTGAACGGCAGGTTGGTTTTATTACTGTGCACACAAACATGTCGAGCAACGACAATTCCTCAGGACAATGAGGCAGAAAATGAAAGCGGCAGATATTTAGTACATTAATGTGAATGCCAAACTTGCTCAGACAGTCTCAAGTTTGAATGATTTTTAGGTAGGAATGTGAATGTACAAAGGTGAGAGAACCACCTGTACGGACGGACAGCTTCCGCAAAGATGAACAGTGAACGATTAGAGGGAGGAATCGTTATTTTCCAAGTGCACTGACATACAGCCACACTTAAGCTTTAAAAAGCATTTGAGTGTGACCCTGCTGATCTCTGTGTGTTTGTAGCAGAGGCGTGCTGAGCGGGTCCTGGTGGGCCGATAGATCCAAGGAGAATCTGGAGGATCAGGTCGTGTCCCagtacagaaagaaaaaaagaggtcaCGATTTACCTTGACCTTAATTTGGGACAAGTGTGTGTACCAGTGATTGACCCCAACAGTATACCGCCaaacagagccgcctgggagatttgcgaggccctgtgcgaattggctggggggggggattttggggggttttcgggtcggatcgggtgtctatatgcacaattttaactctccaattagtaAAATACTGgacaccttcccctgcctcatcatcatttggcttgcctcgacgcggggacccgcggctgcttgagacccggtcggatcggtgatttttgtaacaaatttatcaaacaagcctttcagagaagcattaaactcttccattttctttgttcttttttcttttttcatcccctgatggaaatttcctgaatcggtctcgttctctcgacattgtgtgacggTTTGTTCCACGCTCCAcctgtctggatcagagcagcttgtgtctgcgcttggtctgacgcagttgtattgaacaacagacacgcgcatcattgcacatatatttattgatatgcacagactagtacacatttaggtctgtaatggaacgtgactgttgatatttataagggaaaaaacgaaaaaaaaaaacaaacaaaaaaaaaaaacggcccatagcgcgaggccccttggggcgcacggttcgcacaccccttgcggcggccctgccgccaaatgtattaaaaaaataactgaaaaggtaTCAAATCTACATGTTATAACTATAATAGTCATGTTACAACTATTTAATCGCTAAATGGAAGCAAAAGTGTGTATGtttacaaagaaaataaaccacATGAGATTTGTCACACACTTTATAAAGTTCCTTCATGTGACTCGATGTGCGGCAGGCGAACACAAACTAAAAAAGCAAAAGATGAGTAATGGCACCTACAATGAGCAGTGAACACACAGAGATTGCAACCTTTCAGATCTATGTTTACTGTATCACACTGTTGTCCCAGCTGTGCACGTACAGGAAAAGTGGGCAGGTTGTGGTACAGAGATGACTGCGCTCACACTCCTACTCAAGAGGTATAAAACTTCCATCGAATGTGACAAACAGCTTTGTCCCGAAGACTGAAATGTGAGCGTGTTTTTAGGTGGATATCTACACTCTTGCTCTAATATTCATTTGGAGAGTTTAATTATGTTGGAAAAGCAAGATGACACATGAGATATGTAATGCCAGTTTAAGAGTTTCAGTGTATGGTGTTCAAATTTCAACtacagtattttctggactataagccgctacttttttcataggttttgaaccatgcggcttatacaaaggtgcggctattctggggatttttcttccaccactcggggcgctctaaccggaattagaatcaaaactaagacaaaataaatgcaaagaagaatacgctacttcttctttagcagatagaagcagatttcaaatagataaataaataccggttattttctcttggttctgtcccgttttaatcagcaaagttgctgccgggTTAAAAGACACCGTTAGGAAagaatctatttaggtacaaatatgta
Protein-coding sequences here:
- the tagapb gene encoding T cell activation RhoGTPase activating protein b, which gives rise to MDPAGYGAAAMRRGSYDDAASSLRPHFRNLAQRRRSAPSLVFGKTLGMSWSLREETPYRVSVEQSPFVLGLTSENGELLLDECVQITEGTKTRERHLFLFNDAIVLAKLKSTASYRLKHRVNLEDIWLYSFEDEPEDDDGDAAIGDFDLRLTLVLAWDLTFCLVCFRSPEVKERWFDTLHRKVTAAKARTGCASSPPDVLMKVLSGSIATKTLTGGGMEQLIERPIEGDANLSTQLKQLNNHEERLTQPTENKWTLVRNRMKLKKGSINKVHRADADAKTQLFGQPLCKICPDDYTLPKPITELLVLLRKRAPSTEGVFRKPCNSRNMKDIREQLNSGLEVNLEAQPVVLLVGLLKSFLKELPGSLLRSELYDKWMAALDNEEALQRIPEVKKVVDDLPVSNKLLLQYLVCILHHILESADINKMDAHNLAVCIGPTLLQLDDTPLDGQREKMQKVTELTQFLIENYEILGENIPSLLATDEDSLSSLLHDSAYDSTDPDGDGEAGEKMGSTRGDRGSSSSYSSLSPSISDVAFPTESSFNRRCSEPIILLSANLQSLCNHARSHEDCSMEKKDFDQQPLRKPISDDSFLRAKSVLSFQKLSSSSNMDLQPYMGKDCSCSSLESAASNQSEGSVFTGSPTGSPVSTRKENTTSQPTSARNAKEDIARPISSEKKRSQSMRVATKVLMRTRSLGAFSRSSMKKDSQKENSFPCETLQEDGSEADSSTELQQKPRPLSAIEVFKHVDSRLPCRPPPYEQAVLNTTLPPVYRAMTVQDAVELERRSRPSSVNYDYPASRDFTYNQDCLPQTTPDSVVERRQPFRPRAMSESVSAGQHEIVSRRCSQPVFEEFSYAKESYV